A single window of Collinsella aerofaciens DNA harbors:
- the smc gene encoding chromosome segregation protein SMC, with the protein MYLKSLTLKGFKSFADRAHMTFEPGLTVIVGPNGSGKSNISDSILWVLGEQSAKQLRGQAMEDVIFSGSSARKPVGVAEVTLVLDNSDHMLPVDFDEVAITRRMYRSGESEYLINSSPCRLMDIQDILHDSGLGKDTHSIISQGKLDAILQSRPEERRALIEEAAGISKHKRRKERALKKIKSMDEHLTRARDINKEIARQLRPLERQVDRARKYKELSSRANELTQMLAVDELRSLQSQWNDLESRSKEGAAELELAQYRLGEKERELEKLQVMLEEKGLFVGDLGEQRRHMQDVVGRINSDMRLLEEKGHNMVSRLSDMRGQISSSEHQRRRVVEELEDARAQLEEVTGAHMQVQEDVDAAGPAAAELHERRVALDNQISQLTREQRDVQRVADNAALELAKVKDSLSNAEVEDNMYASRLEQIDEQLEEVTASLETRRDRAEELEGALEEARQAQVDAREATEVARAALKDLRNRESEARNKLSEVRSELASQKKLDARMADSSPLVSRLVGALGDDVTGRLGDVLEAPRELEGLVEQLLAGDIDALLFDDTSALERAGRAALDQKKASGEALLVARDVSGSTAAEGAAGIRLVDRLSVRAGYGPVVEALLGGYYVVDDLAAALLAPVVDGVTYVTPDGARVSCGGLVRVGLDAGEASGALERKRRIRELEGLEPDLAAVFEHVSDQVVEANAAVEEARAAEGDAAGEIARLEGERRSLLSEIGRLEQSANNAEVERVRISKRREQAAEAVRAACPRVDELTRSRDEARAQASDLVLQIAEANDELDRVRRDDSEAAGKLADAKVRLAQTSERLRSLKGRVPDLEHRLEGIDRRIRGTRQASRSLELLRLRVDPMHERYSALLERASDWAARLRDQASLEEADSASLKKTIEDAKAEVARAKERVDTASATQNEFKVARGKLEVQVEAAIKAITADGTTVLEEALMLPAPTDRDAAERELNQLVRQINNLGPVNQVAMEEYEQLKRRADYIEEQLADLESARKALIKITVAIDRKMRKAFLVTFEKVDANFREIFAMLFPGGQAHLEMTDPEHPAETGIEVVAQPRGKRITKMMLMSGGEKSLTALALLFAVYRTRTVPFYVLDEVEAALDDANLSKLIGALDVLRSDTQLLVISHQRRTMEDADVLYGVSMQADGVSRVVSQKLDRETGKVVNA; encoded by the coding sequence GTGTATCTCAAGTCCCTCACGCTCAAAGGGTTCAAGTCGTTTGCCGACCGCGCCCATATGACGTTTGAGCCGGGCCTGACCGTCATCGTCGGTCCCAACGGCTCGGGAAAATCGAACATCTCCGACTCCATCCTGTGGGTCCTGGGCGAGCAGAGCGCCAAGCAGTTGCGCGGCCAGGCCATGGAGGATGTCATCTTCTCGGGCTCGTCGGCGCGCAAGCCGGTGGGTGTCGCCGAGGTCACGCTGGTGCTCGATAACTCGGACCATATGTTGCCCGTCGACTTTGACGAGGTCGCCATCACCCGTCGCATGTATCGCTCGGGCGAAAGCGAGTACCTCATCAACTCGAGTCCGTGCCGCCTGATGGACATTCAGGACATCCTGCACGATTCGGGCCTGGGCAAGGATACGCATTCCATCATCAGCCAGGGCAAGCTCGACGCCATTTTGCAGAGCCGCCCCGAGGAGCGCCGCGCCCTCATCGAGGAGGCCGCCGGCATCTCCAAGCACAAGCGCCGCAAGGAGCGTGCGCTCAAAAAGATTAAGTCGATGGACGAGCATCTGACGCGTGCCCGCGACATCAATAAGGAAATCGCCCGTCAGCTGCGGCCACTGGAGCGTCAGGTCGATCGCGCGCGCAAGTACAAAGAGCTGTCCTCGCGCGCGAACGAACTTACGCAGATGCTGGCCGTCGACGAGCTTCGTTCGCTGCAGTCGCAGTGGAACGACCTGGAGAGCCGCTCTAAGGAGGGCGCCGCCGAACTTGAGCTTGCGCAGTACCGCTTGGGCGAAAAGGAGCGCGAGCTCGAGAAGCTCCAAGTTATGCTCGAGGAAAAAGGCCTGTTTGTGGGCGATCTGGGCGAGCAACGCCGCCATATGCAAGATGTGGTCGGTCGCATTAACTCAGACATGCGTCTGCTCGAGGAAAAGGGCCATAACATGGTGTCGCGCCTGTCCGACATGCGCGGGCAGATTTCGAGCTCCGAGCATCAGCGTCGTCGTGTGGTCGAGGAGCTCGAGGACGCACGTGCTCAGCTCGAGGAAGTGACCGGCGCGCATATGCAGGTCCAGGAGGACGTTGACGCCGCTGGTCCTGCCGCCGCCGAGCTCCACGAGCGGCGCGTTGCGCTCGACAATCAGATTTCGCAGCTTACGCGCGAGCAGCGCGATGTGCAGCGCGTTGCCGATAATGCTGCGCTCGAGCTCGCCAAGGTGAAGGATTCGCTTTCCAATGCCGAGGTCGAGGACAACATGTATGCCTCGCGCCTGGAGCAGATCGATGAACAGCTCGAGGAGGTCACGGCCTCGCTCGAGACCCGTCGCGACCGCGCCGAGGAGCTTGAGGGCGCTCTTGAGGAGGCGCGCCAGGCTCAGGTCGATGCGCGTGAGGCCACCGAGGTCGCCCGTGCGGCCCTGAAGGACTTGCGTAATCGTGAGAGCGAGGCGCGCAACAAGTTATCCGAGGTGCGCTCGGAGCTTGCCAGCCAAAAGAAGCTTGATGCGCGCATGGCCGACAGCTCGCCGCTCGTGAGCCGTCTGGTGGGTGCGCTGGGCGATGACGTAACGGGTCGCCTGGGCGATGTGCTCGAAGCCCCGCGCGAGCTTGAGGGCCTGGTTGAGCAATTGCTCGCCGGCGATATCGATGCGCTTCTGTTCGACGATACGTCCGCGCTTGAGCGTGCCGGTCGTGCGGCTCTGGACCAAAAGAAGGCCTCGGGCGAAGCACTGCTGGTGGCGCGCGACGTGAGCGGCTCTACCGCCGCTGAGGGCGCTGCCGGTATCCGCCTGGTTGATCGTCTGTCCGTGCGCGCAGGCTACGGACCCGTCGTCGAGGCGCTGCTCGGCGGCTATTACGTGGTCGATGACTTGGCTGCCGCGCTGTTGGCGCCGGTCGTTGACGGTGTGACCTATGTGACTCCCGATGGCGCCCGCGTAAGCTGTGGCGGCCTGGTGCGCGTGGGCCTCGATGCTGGCGAGGCCTCGGGTGCTCTGGAGCGTAAGCGTCGCATTCGCGAGCTGGAGGGGCTTGAGCCCGATCTGGCTGCCGTGTTTGAGCATGTGTCGGATCAGGTCGTCGAGGCCAATGCGGCCGTCGAAGAGGCGCGTGCCGCTGAGGGCGATGCCGCCGGCGAGATCGCCCGTCTTGAAGGCGAGCGCCGCTCCCTGTTGTCCGAGATCGGCCGTCTGGAGCAAAGCGCCAACAATGCCGAGGTCGAGCGCGTGCGCATCTCCAAGCGCCGCGAGCAGGCCGCCGAGGCTGTTCGCGCTGCGTGCCCGCGCGTTGACGAGCTCACCCGTTCGCGCGACGAGGCCCGTGCGCAGGCAAGCGACCTGGTTCTTCAGATTGCCGAAGCCAATGACGAGCTCGATCGCGTGCGTCGTGACGACTCCGAGGCAGCCGGTAAGCTCGCCGATGCCAAGGTCCGCCTGGCTCAGACGAGCGAGCGCCTGCGTTCGCTGAAGGGCCGCGTGCCCGACCTTGAGCATCGTCTTGAGGGCATCGACCGTCGTATCCGCGGAACACGCCAGGCTTCGCGCTCGCTCGAGCTGCTGCGCCTGCGCGTCGACCCCATGCACGAACGCTATTCTGCCCTGTTGGAACGCGCGTCGGATTGGGCAGCGCGCCTGCGTGACCAGGCCTCTCTGGAGGAGGCGGACTCCGCTTCGCTCAAGAAGACCATCGAGGATGCCAAGGCAGAGGTTGCCCGCGCTAAGGAGCGAGTCGATACCGCCTCTGCCACGCAAAACGAGTTCAAGGTCGCGCGTGGCAAGCTCGAGGTGCAGGTCGAGGCTGCCATCAAGGCCATTACCGCCGATGGCACGACGGTGCTCGAGGAAGCGCTCATGCTTCCGGCGCCCACGGACCGCGATGCCGCCGAGCGCGAACTCAACCAGCTTGTGCGCCAGATCAACAACCTTGGTCCCGTTAACCAAGTTGCCATGGAGGAGTACGAGCAGCTCAAGCGCCGTGCCGACTACATCGAGGAGCAGCTGGCCGATCTGGAGAGCGCGCGCAAGGCGCTCATCAAGATCACGGTGGCCATTGATCGCAAGATGCGGAAGGCCTTCCTGGTGACGTTTGAGAAGGTCGACGCGAACTTCCGCGAGATCTTCGCTATGCTCTTCCCGGGCGGCCAGGCTCATCTGGAGATGACCGATCCCGAGCATCCTGCCGAGACGGGTATCGAGGTCGTGGCGCAGCCGCGCGGCAAGCGCATCACCAAGATGATGCTCATGTCGGGCGGCGAGAAGAGCCTGACGGCGCTCGCCCTGCTCTTTGCTGTGTACCGCACGCGCACGGTGCCGTTCTATGTGCTGGACGAGGTCGAGGCGGCACTCGATGACGCCAACCTGTCCAAGCTCATCGGCGCACTCGACGTGTTGCGTTCCGATACGCAGCTCTTGGTTATCTCGCATCAACGCCGTACTATGGAGGACGCTGACGTCCTCTACGGCGTCTCGATGCAAGCCGACGGCGTCAGTCGCGTCGTCTCGCAAAAACTCGATCGCGAAACCGGAAAGGTCGTGAATGCATAA
- the rnc gene encoding ribonuclease III, with product MALSDRLTRAQEILGHEFNNKVLLRAALTHPSAVEGQPVSASYERLEFLGDSILGAVVARSLFESYPEFDEGKLTRLKVSLVSGATLSEVSHELGIDDIIIFGASETGTGARGLHSALENVYESLVGALYLDAGWDAAAEFIHRTLKPHLASERAEHPANPKSFLQECVQADGHEPPAYKLVGSEGPAHAPTFTAVVLIDGIRQGRGSGSSKKEAEGAAALEALDRMGYTTNGVILNKKHV from the coding sequence TTGGCTTTATCCGACCGACTTACGCGCGCCCAGGAAATCTTGGGCCACGAGTTCAACAATAAGGTGCTGCTGCGCGCGGCGCTTACGCATCCCTCGGCAGTCGAGGGCCAGCCGGTTTCTGCCAGCTATGAGCGCCTTGAGTTCTTGGGCGATTCCATTTTGGGCGCTGTGGTCGCACGCTCCCTGTTTGAGTCCTATCCGGAGTTTGACGAGGGCAAGCTCACACGCCTGAAGGTGTCGCTTGTCTCGGGCGCTACGCTGTCCGAGGTTTCTCACGAGCTGGGCATCGACGACATCATCATCTTTGGTGCCTCCGAGACCGGTACCGGTGCGCGCGGCCTGCATTCGGCCCTCGAGAACGTCTACGAGTCGCTCGTGGGCGCACTGTACCTGGATGCCGGCTGGGATGCCGCAGCGGAGTTTATCCATCGTACGCTTAAGCCGCATTTGGCTTCCGAGCGCGCCGAGCATCCCGCGAACCCCAAGTCGTTTTTGCAGGAGTGCGTGCAAGCCGACGGTCACGAGCCCCCGGCGTATAAGCTCGTTGGCTCCGAGGGCCCGGCGCATGCGCCCACCTTTACCGCCGTGGTGTTGATCGATGGTATTCGTCAGGGTCGCGGCTCCGGCTCCTCAAAGAAGGAAGCCGAGGGAGCCGCCGCGCTCGAAGCGCTCGACCGCATGGGTTACACCACCAACGGCGTGATTCTGAATAAGAAGCACGTGTAA
- a CDS encoding acyl carrier protein, translating to MDRSEIFDKIAEVAADVLGVDVAEISDETTFDDLDANSLERLQLVTAIEDEFNLEIDDETLLSLNSVADAVDAIEAAKEA from the coding sequence ATGGACCGCTCCGAAATCTTCGACAAGATCGCCGAGGTCGCTGCTGACGTTCTGGGCGTCGATGTTGCCGAAATTAGCGATGAGACCACCTTTGACGACCTCGATGCCAACTCGCTCGAGCGCCTGCAGCTGGTTACGGCTATCGAGGACGAGTTCAACCTCGAGATCGATGACGAGACCCTTCTCTCGCTCAACTCTGTCGCCGACGCCGTCGACGCTATCGAAGCTGCCAAGGAGGCCTAA
- the plsX gene encoding phosphate acyltransferase PlsX: MSNVRVCVDVVGGDEKPQVVLDGIEAALAADSDIEVLAAGPAEIVNPFAASHARVEALEAPDVIAMDDNPIRAVMTKRKSSIVLSCRAIKKGNADAFFSAGSTGAMTAAATAYVTPFRYQAEGKKQPVRPCLTNALPNRAGGLTVLCDMGANPDVEVDDMVRFAQMGSAYARVVLGIEHPRVGLLANGTEDEKGSNFTKACFPAMKAAVPGFVGNCEGTDLTSGNFDVVVADGMSGNISLKATEGAAKFLLQELKGAFMASLGTKIAALLIKKQMREIKAKLSGDAKGGAILLGLRGVVLIGHGATSVEAVKNGTLAAAEAVRAGLVENVANSMDGIVL; the protein is encoded by the coding sequence ATGAGTAACGTTCGCGTTTGTGTAGACGTTGTGGGCGGAGACGAGAAACCTCAGGTTGTTCTTGATGGTATCGAGGCTGCGCTTGCCGCCGATTCCGATATCGAGGTCTTGGCAGCTGGCCCCGCCGAAATCGTCAATCCCTTTGCAGCTTCCCATGCACGTGTTGAGGCCCTTGAGGCACCTGACGTTATCGCCATGGATGACAATCCCATTCGCGCCGTGATGACCAAGCGTAAGTCGTCGATCGTGCTTTCTTGCCGCGCCATTAAGAAGGGCAACGCGGATGCGTTCTTCTCCGCCGGCTCGACCGGTGCCATGACCGCCGCTGCCACCGCCTACGTGACGCCGTTTAGGTATCAGGCCGAAGGCAAGAAGCAGCCGGTGCGTCCGTGCCTCACCAATGCGTTGCCCAATCGCGCCGGCGGTCTGACGGTGCTGTGCGACATGGGTGCCAACCCCGATGTGGAGGTCGATGACATGGTGCGTTTTGCTCAGATGGGTAGCGCCTATGCCCGCGTCGTCCTGGGCATCGAGCATCCCCGCGTGGGCCTGCTTGCCAACGGCACCGAGGACGAGAAGGGCTCCAACTTTACCAAGGCCTGCTTCCCGGCCATGAAAGCCGCCGTTCCCGGCTTTGTTGGTAACTGCGAGGGCACCGATCTTACGTCGGGCAATTTTGACGTCGTGGTCGCCGACGGCATGTCGGGCAACATCTCGCTCAAGGCCACCGAGGGCGCTGCCAAGTTTTTGCTGCAGGAACTCAAGGGTGCCTTTATGGCCTCGCTCGGCACCAAGATCGCCGCGCTGCTCATTAAAAAGCAGATGCGCGAGATTAAAGCCAAGCTTTCGGGCGACGCCAAGGGCGGCGCGATTCTTTTGGGCCTGCGCGGCGTGGTCCTGATCGGCCATGGTGCCACCTCGGTCGAGGCTGTTAAAAACGGTACGCTTGCGGCGGCCGAAGCCGTGCGCGCCGGGCTGGTCGAGAATGTCGCCAACTCTATGGACGGTATCGTTTTATAA
- the rpmF gene encoding 50S ribosomal protein L32 → MPVPKQKQGRIRTHTRRSANMKISAAAQSTCPRCGAVKLPHHVCPSCGFYKDREVIVTE, encoded by the coding sequence ATGCCCGTACCTAAACAAAAGCAGGGTCGTATCCGCACCCATACCCGTCGTTCCGCCAACATGAAGATCTCGGCTGCGGCTCAGTCCACGTGCCCCCGTTGCGGCGCTGTTAAGCTCCCGCACCACGTGTGCCCCAGCTGCGGTTTCTACAAGGACCGCGAGGTTATCGTTACCGAGTAA
- a CDS encoding DUF177 domain-containing protein has translation MAEFPSVTVDLSEQLEFPGDSYPLTGKVDVAAFTVGEKEYQLQDGIAYDVVFTNAGTGVLLSGMVRAHATGECDRCLEPASFDIAGEIEEFYLFEEPEDPEAYEDGYELLGEDRIVDLGEPINDAVVMDTPFVVLCKPDCRGLCPTCGINLNVEQCDCAAQAEAEWAAATENPFAALKNLKLDE, from the coding sequence ATGGCTGAGTTCCCGAGCGTAACCGTCGATCTTTCCGAGCAACTCGAGTTTCCCGGAGACTCTTATCCGCTGACCGGCAAGGTCGATGTCGCCGCCTTCACGGTTGGCGAGAAGGAGTACCAGCTGCAGGACGGCATTGCCTACGACGTTGTCTTTACCAACGCCGGTACCGGCGTTCTGCTCTCGGGCATGGTCCGCGCCCACGCCACCGGCGAGTGCGATCGCTGCCTAGAGCCCGCCTCGTTTGATATCGCAGGCGAGATCGAGGAGTTCTACCTCTTTGAGGAGCCCGAGGACCCCGAGGCCTACGAAGACGGCTACGAGTTGCTGGGCGAGGATCGCATCGTCGATCTGGGTGAGCCCATCAACGACGCGGTCGTCATGGACACGCCGTTCGTTGTCCTGTGCAAGCCCGATTGCCGCGGCCTTTGCCCCACCTGCGGCATCAATCTCAACGTCGAGCAATGCGATTGCGCCGCCCAGGCAGAGGCCGAATGGGCCGCTGCCACGGAAAATCCATTTGCAGCATTGAAGAATCTCAAGCTTGACGAGTAA
- the coaD gene encoding pantetheine-phosphate adenylyltransferase: MNDTINRVIVPGTFDPITFGHIDVIRRARRIFPSVIVAVAESQGKNGVGTTFMLDERVALAREALGDLDGIEVLPFTGLLVDFAREQGAGAVVKGLRAMTDFEYELQQADLNYRLDNELESIFVMSAPQYGYISSSVVRQIASLGSDVSTFVPPNVVEALKHRFS, from the coding sequence ATGAATGACACCATCAACCGCGTGATCGTCCCGGGCACCTTCGACCCCATCACCTTTGGCCATATCGATGTGATTCGCCGTGCCCGCCGCATCTTTCCCAGCGTGATTGTCGCCGTGGCCGAGTCGCAGGGTAAAAACGGCGTGGGTACCACCTTTATGCTCGACGAGCGCGTGGCGCTGGCCCGCGAGGCCCTCGGCGATTTGGACGGCATCGAGGTACTGCCTTTCACCGGCCTGCTGGTCGACTTTGCACGTGAACAGGGGGCAGGTGCCGTCGTTAAGGGCCTGCGCGCCATGACCGACTTTGAGTACGAGCTGCAGCAGGCCGACCTCAACTACCGCCTGGATAACGAGCTGGAGTCTATCTTTGTCATGAGTGCTCCGCAGTACGGCTATATCTCGAGCTCGGTGGTGCGCCAGATCGCGTCGCTTGGCAGCGACGTGTCGACGTTTGTGCCGCCCAACGTGGTCGAAGCGCTCAAACATCGCTTTTCGTGA
- the rsmD gene encoding 16S rRNA (guanine(966)-N(2))-methyltransferase RsmD, with the protein MRIIGGEWRGRKIEEPRGRDVTRPTTDRVREACASMVMSAFDFDLDEVRVLDAFGGSGALGIEMLSRGARTLTTFEIDRNAARLITKNVESLCRDRSRWRVVTGDVLASASRGRVPGGPFDLVLLDPPYAFGAEPVEELLQNLSQQELLTPGAFALFEHAATDAGAHPAGFETVREKRYGITSVDLLRWVAEDVKDHGDENENDEDAPSEDAHE; encoded by the coding sequence ATGAGAATCATCGGCGGTGAATGGCGCGGCCGTAAGATCGAAGAGCCGCGCGGGCGCGATGTCACCCGTCCCACGACCGATCGCGTGCGCGAGGCATGTGCATCCATGGTCATGTCGGCGTTCGACTTCGATTTGGACGAGGTCCGCGTGCTGGACGCTTTTGGCGGCTCCGGCGCCCTGGGAATCGAGATGCTCTCGCGTGGCGCCCGCACGCTCACCACGTTCGAGATCGATCGCAACGCCGCCCGTCTGATCACCAAGAACGTCGAGTCGCTGTGCCGCGACCGTTCGCGTTGGCGTGTCGTTACCGGCGATGTGCTGGCGAGTGCCTCGCGCGGTCGCGTGCCGGGCGGTCCTTTTGATCTGGTCCTGCTCGATCCGCCGTATGCCTTTGGCGCCGAGCCGGTCGAGGAGCTGCTGCAAAATCTTTCCCAGCAGGAGCTGCTGACGCCCGGGGCCTTTGCCCTGTTTGAGCATGCCGCAACCGATGCGGGCGCTCATCCAGCTGGTTTTGAGACCGTGCGAGAGAAGCGCTACGGCATTACCTCGGTTGACTTGCTGCGCTGGGTGGCCGAGGACGTGAAGGACCATGGTGACGAGAACGAAAATGACGAGGATGCGCCTTCGGAGGACGCCCATGAATGA
- the recG gene encoding ATP-dependent DNA helicase RecG: protein MSELCSVPRASERFAQSNALDEDIARLKYVSGKREEALRRLGIRTVGDLLLHIPHRYLDFTRSWSIEMAPIGTVCTIVATVDRIVQKQPRPRMQVTEVSLVDETGVLQVAFFRQPWIAQQFKQGDRLAVMGKVEFAYGFKQMASPHFEKLEDGRAAGTILPVHYVSDGVSQAWMRRIVSGALEVVGNPFDPIPARLRVKRQLMSNARALRSIHFPSSMAERDIARARLAYEECLYLQLALRLRNDGGMVGVVPYAHTAGEHLAALKQALPFSLSDEQEAAFQDILHDMCDGGRVMNRLLLGDVGTGKTAVAACALAVAADSGTQSCVMAPTGVLARQYADKTGPLLSQTGMSWALLTGATPAAEREQIHAQLKSGELDVLFGTHAVLSDDVTFKHLSLVVIDEQHRFGVGQRNALRAKGPGADLLVMTATPIPRTLALSVYGDLDTSIIRHRPVPGAGVTTRVLTESSRDLAYGAIREAHEKGQQAYVICPLVEPSDSADELEDVPGIARDDEGRVTVPVPLHDTATELDRLRLALPGLTIERLHGRMPAGEKDRVIDAFKRGEIDVLVSTTVVEVGVDVPNATVMVIENGERFGLAALHQLRGRVGRGSVSGTCLVMTHSKGNGGASAAQDRLQSLEKTSDGFTLAQMDLRLRHEGEILGYRQHGGVTLRFVDLDADEDLIEWAHLDAVELLRYACNLDSVATRPLRDAVATRYRHIFKEVSGG from the coding sequence ATGTCCGAGCTGTGCTCCGTGCCGCGCGCCTCGGAGCGCTTTGCCCAAAGCAATGCGCTCGACGAGGATATCGCGCGACTCAAATATGTTTCGGGTAAACGTGAGGAGGCCCTTCGCCGTCTGGGAATTCGGACGGTGGGGGACCTCCTTCTCCATATCCCTCACCGATATCTCGACTTTACGCGCTCCTGGTCCATCGAGATGGCTCCCATCGGTACCGTGTGCACGATTGTCGCCACGGTCGATCGTATCGTTCAAAAGCAGCCCCGCCCGCGTATGCAGGTGACCGAGGTCTCGCTGGTGGACGAGACGGGCGTGCTGCAGGTCGCCTTTTTCCGTCAGCCCTGGATCGCCCAGCAGTTTAAGCAGGGAGACCGCCTGGCCGTGATGGGTAAGGTCGAGTTTGCCTACGGCTTTAAGCAGATGGCCTCGCCGCATTTCGAAAAGCTCGAGGATGGGCGTGCCGCGGGCACCATACTGCCGGTCCATTATGTGAGCGATGGCGTGAGCCAGGCGTGGATGCGCCGCATCGTAAGCGGCGCGCTCGAGGTTGTCGGCAATCCCTTCGACCCGATTCCCGCACGCTTACGCGTCAAGCGCCAGCTGATGAGCAATGCTCGTGCGCTGCGCTCAATTCACTTTCCATCGAGCATGGCCGAGCGCGATATCGCGCGCGCACGGCTTGCCTACGAGGAGTGCCTCTACCTTCAGCTGGCGCTGCGTCTGCGCAACGACGGTGGCATGGTCGGCGTCGTTCCCTACGCCCACACCGCGGGCGAGCATCTGGCCGCGCTTAAGCAGGCCCTCCCGTTTTCGCTGAGCGACGAGCAAGAGGCCGCGTTCCAAGACATCCTGCACGACATGTGCGATGGCGGGCGCGTTATGAACCGCCTGCTGCTGGGCGACGTCGGAACCGGCAAGACCGCCGTCGCCGCCTGCGCGCTGGCCGTTGCGGCCGATAGCGGCACCCAGTCCTGCGTTATGGCGCCAACGGGTGTGCTGGCGCGCCAATATGCCGATAAGACCGGCCCCTTGCTCTCGCAGACCGGCATGTCCTGGGCGCTCCTGACGGGTGCCACGCCGGCAGCCGAGCGCGAGCAGATCCATGCGCAGCTGAAATCGGGCGAGCTCGATGTCCTCTTTGGAACCCACGCGGTCCTTTCGGATGACGTGACGTTTAAGCATCTGTCGCTTGTCGTCATCGACGAGCAGCACCGCTTTGGTGTGGGCCAGCGCAATGCCCTGCGTGCCAAGGGCCCGGGTGCCGACCTGCTCGTTATGACGGCGACGCCGATTCCGCGCACGTTGGCGCTCTCGGTCTACGGCGACCTTGACACGAGCATCATCCGCCATCGGCCTGTTCCGGGGGCGGGCGTTACGACGCGTGTGCTCACCGAGTCGAGCCGCGACCTGGCCTACGGCGCCATTCGCGAGGCGCATGAAAAGGGCCAGCAGGCTTACGTGATCTGCCCGCTTGTGGAGCCGAGCGACTCGGCCGATGAGCTTGAGGATGTCCCCGGTATCGCCCGCGACGATGAGGGCCGCGTGACCGTCCCCGTGCCGCTGCACGATACGGCAACCGAGCTCGACCGGCTGCGCCTGGCGTTGCCGGGGCTTACTATCGAGCGCCTTCATGGCCGCATGCCGGCGGGGGAGAAGGACCGCGTGATCGATGCCTTCAAGCGCGGTGAGATCGACGTGCTCGTTTCGACCACGGTGGTCGAGGTGGGCGTCGACGTGCCCAACGCCACCGTCATGGTCATCGAGAACGGTGAGCGCTTTGGCTTGGCGGCCCTGCACCAGTTGCGCGGCCGTGTGGGCCGCGGCAGCGTGTCGGGCACCTGCCTGGTCATGACGCACTCCAAGGGCAACGGCGGCGCGTCGGCGGCACAAGACCGCCTCCAGTCGCTCGAAAAGACCTCAGACGGCTTTACGCTCGCCCAGATGGACCTGCGCTTGCGCCATGAGGGCGAAATCCTGGGCTACCGTCAGCATGGCGGCGTGACCCTGCGCTTTGTGGACCTGGACGCCGACGAGGATCTTATCGAATGGGCCCATTTGGACGCGGTCGAGCTCTTGCGGTATGCTTGCAACCTTGACTCCGTGGCGACGCGTCCCTTGCGCGACGCGGTCGCCACGCGCTATCGACATATCTTTAAGGAGGTCAGCGGAGGATGA